The Juglans regia cultivar Chandler chromosome 16, Walnut 2.0, whole genome shotgun sequence nucleotide sequence TCTTTATATTTACCTATGctgaaatatctaaaatctattctataattccctctttcgacagcaaatcataagattaaaatcatctaattaataattagttaattagaaACAATAAGATCAGAATAAATAAgacaaatatagaaaaaaattacttcaaattaacataaaaaaataagcataatTTGAAACTagattatatcattttttttaaataaaaaaaatttaattcatactaaaaattaaattcaacgtaaataaatttaccataatttttttactaaaagaataaaagaaaatgaatactaaaaataacaaatttcctCACAGTCCACAGTTTCGTCCAAGCCTATTGCAGTCTTCTTCTCCGCAGCAGCGTCTTCGTCAATTTCGTCCTCCaaccaataaaacaaaagaagccTCTATGTCTGTGCGTGCAAAAAGTCAATTAAATTTGGAATCTCACCGACCCCCACCCCCAACACCCCCGGGGGAATCCGTTCCAGCTTGCACAAGATAAAAGCAAGTCTTCTTGAGGACCAAGTCAAAATCAAAAGACTCTAATCGATCCGTGCGTCCAagtcttccttctttcttttctggaAAATGCGAATTCAAAAATCAATTACCCCCATGCGTGGAGAAGCCGGAAACCAAAGGCTCCAAAAGTGCTCCGTTTCGTCTGCAGCAAAGTGTCGATCTACGGGCATTATATTCAATATTGTGGATTTGGAAAGATCACAAAACTATCAAAAGTGCTTTTGGGgctacttttatatattatcttgTAAAATGCTTTTAGGCTACTTTTAGGTAACGTACCCAAGCTAGACGATGTTGATGGAGTactgtatataaataaatatacgtacgtacacatATGCAAAGGGTATATTTCTTATACATCGATCATAGAATTACCCAAAATGGCAATATTGCAATATCTCAGCTTGGCTTCGGATTAATTCAGAACCTCAATCCAATTGCCTGCTGCTAGGCATGTAAAAATTGCAGAACCAAAAGCATGCTAGCTGTACCGCAAGAACGGTCTCATTCGATCGTATGCAGCCTTGATGCGTATGTATGCACCAAATTAGTACATGAACGCTGGAGTTGCTGCAGTGCATGGAAATACGCACAATATCTCATATGAGAGGACAGTACTAAAGGATCCCATGCATGGAAAAAAGGAATCCCCTGGAAAGAACGGAATCCTCTGGAAAGATTAATGCCTGCCTGTGACATGTGAGTGGAATTCCTTTTTTGGTAACAGAAATCTTAAATCCAtcgaaaatatttttattatttaataattaagaaaatattttttattaatattgtgaatttttttatttttttataaaatgtttataataattaaaaaatatatatgaaaaaaaagaaaaaaataaaataaaatgcacttGTCGAGGCAAAATTTCGGGACACTTTTTGGATAAGCGTAGTGCTACTCTTTTGGTAATGGTTACGGCCGATTGCAAGAGGAACAGCTAGTACCTCGAGTATCGCTCGATGTTATTGCTGAACTTGAATGGTTATCTACTCATCCTCACTTTCAGATGAGTTCATAAGTACCTCACTTGAGACTTTGTGGAACCCACTGACATTCactatatttgttttaaaaaagtaacCGAAgatctctcattttcttctaaaaaaataatgaaaccaCTGACActcctctctatttctctttaatttgtggAACCCACAGACactctttctctatttctttctctttatttgtctgatactctctctttctctttaatttgtgaGATCCATTGACCCATTggctctctctctaaaaaaaccAGTTagttattcactattatttttccaaaaagatGCCACTAAGGGATGAGACAGTACGTAGGTCCTCAATTAAAAAACTTATACGCCTTCTCCCTTTATATGAAGCTGTggtttcagatagtgggcaacaaAAGATGGAATGCCCAAAGGGAGAGGTAATGGAGAGCCAAAACCAGCTCCCACAGTCCGAGCAACGACCCAAAGGCACTACCTTCCTCAAAACTTGCTTTAACGGGATCAACGCCTTATCAGGTCTATCTAGCTACgttaagtgtgtgtgtgtgtatatgctTTAGATACCATGAAAAAAAAGGTAGGTATGATCGTGTACTGATTTAAACGAATCATTTGAAAGTACGTTGTTGCATGTCCAGGATGCCGATCGAAGACAgcatttaatataatctaatatgaattGCTAGCTGCATGTAAATCACTGCTTTGCTTTCAGCTCGTACGTGGTTGCATAATCACGAATTTGTATACGTATAATGCAAACACCATGCTTATAAACAATCTAAGGCGGTGCTACAGGAAAGAACTATATGATCACTGATTATATATCGATatcatgcacatatatatttaaactatTTAGTATATTTTCCAGGTGTGGGGATTCTCTCAATTCCATATGCACTTTCTCAGGGAGGGTGGCTGAGCTTAATACTTCTTTTCCTAGTAGCAATTCTCTGCTGCTACACAGGGTTCCTTCTACAACGATGCATGGCTGCAAACCCCATCATCAAAACTTATCCTGATATAGGTGAGGCTGCTTTCGGATACAAAGGAAGAGCCATGATATCCATTTTCATGTATCTCGAGCTGTACTTAGTTGCAGTAGAGTTTCTGATATTAGAAGGTGACAATTTACACAAGTTGTTTCCGGACATGGGCTTCAAAGTCGCAGGCCTACGAGTTGGAGGGAAAAACGGCTTTGTTTTGCTCACTGCCCTTGTAATTCTGCCAACTACATGGCTGAAGAACTTAGGTGTGCTGGCCTATCTTTCTGCTGGAGGGGTTTTATCTTCTGTCATTTTGGTTGTTTGTGTTTTCTGGGTTGGTGCTGTGGATGGGGTGGGATTCCATGAAGGGGATACGCTGTTGAAATCGGGAGGACTCCCTACTACAATAAGCTTGTTTGCCTTCTGTTATTGTGGTCATGCGGTTTTCCCCACTCTATGCAATTCCATGAAAGATAGAAGCCAGTTCTCTAAGGTAAGTAGCAGCTGCATCTCCAACATCCCAAATTAAAGattcaaatcattttcacataatgataatatgtattaagtgaatataattaaaatttaagtgCACCATCAAAGGAACAAATAGGGCCCACGATAAGCTGCCTGCAGCCACACCATTTgggtttataaattaaaattttaaaatttctcttacaaatcaaCTAATTTTCATGTCAGCAGTCGTGTGGATATATGtcttttacatcaattactagctatctcaaggaaaaaaaaaactatcaattaAAGTTCATGCCAAATGGGATCCACGCATGGCTGGGCCATAGAATTGTTTAGTTTTACTTAAAAAGGTTGATGTAGATCAGCATTAATATTATCCTGTCGTTTCAGGTTTTACTCGTCTGTTTCGTGACTGGCACCATCAACTATGGAGCAATGGGAATACTAGGCTACCTTATGTACGGAGAAAACTCCATGTCTCAAGTGACATTAAATCTTCCTCTCAGAAAAATAAGCGCAAAAATAGCAATTTATACCACACTGATGAATCCCCTCACAAAGTATGCAATCATAACTACACCAATTGCCACCGCCATTGAGGCCAAGTTTCCTGTTCGAAACAGTCGATTTATCAGCATCCTCATCAGAACGGCAATTGTGATCAGCACAGTAACTGTGGCCTGCACTGTGCCATTTTTCGGCTACGTCATGGCATTTACTGGTGCTTTTTTGGGTGTTACAGTCTCGATACTGCTCCCTTGCTTGTGCTACCTAAAGATGCACAAAACTGCTCAGAGTTTTGGGTCTGAGTTCATAATAATTGTGGGGATTTTGGTTACGGGGTCTTTTATTGGTGTATTGGGTACCTATACTTCTCTTAAACAAATTGTGAACCATCTGATCTGATAATTACTAGAGATGGCATGCACAAATATATGCACCacaacatgaatatatatatataacttgtaagtaaaaataaaggGTTTTGAGCAAATGATGAATACATATTAGTCGATGGATCGACTCTACAAAACAAACGAGTACCATGAGATGCAATTAATTCAGTTTGAGTAGTAGTGCCACAATCATAaag carries:
- the LOC109009204 gene encoding amino acid transporter AVT1I-like, with amino-acid sequence MECPKGEVMESQNQLPQSEQRPKGTTFLKTCFNGINALSGVGILSIPYALSQGGWLSLILLFLVAILCCYTGFLLQRCMAANPIIKTYPDIGEAAFGYKGRAMISIFMYLELYLVAVEFLILEGDNLHKLFPDMGFKVAGLRVGGKNGFVLLTALVILPTTWLKNLGVLAYLSAGGVLSSVILVVCVFWVGAVDGVGFHEGDTLLKSGGLPTTISLFAFCYCGHAVFPTLCNSMKDRSQFSKVLLVCFVTGTINYGAMGILGYLMYGENSMSQVTLNLPLRKISAKIAIYTTLMNPLTKYAIITTPIATAIEAKFPVRNSRFISILIRTAIVISTVTVACTVPFFGYVMAFTGAFLGVTVSILLPCLCYLKMHKTAQSFGSEFIIIVGILVTGSFIGVLGTYTSLKQIVNHLI